The Microcystis aeruginosa NIES-843 sequence TTGGATGCTGTCGTAAATGATATCCTCAAGAAAATGCACTGGCAGATTTATTTTTTCTGTTTCTGTTAATAATGTGATGGATAAATAAGGGTCATTTTCAGGTTTGCTAATCGAGATAATTTCCCATGTTGCTGTACTAATTTTCTTTTCATACTTATTTTGAAATTGAATATTGTCAAAATTTAATTCTATCTGAAAATCAACATTTTTAAACCTCTCCTCGTTGGCCGCAAAAACTTCAGGTATTTGTCGAATATATCTTTGACAACCTGTAGTAAGAATACTTTCACACTGTTGAACATACTCCTGTAGATCGAGACTAATTACACCATCAGAAAGTAGTTGATCAACTTTTTCTTTGAGGCTAAATGTTGATCCCTTTAATAGTTGTCGCCAAGTGTCTAAAAAACCAAATAAAGAATATGTAGCATAAGTTTTACCTGTGTTATTACCACCACAGATAATTGTGAGGTTGCCTAGACTTAATTCTGCCTGTTTTAAAATGCCAAGATTTTTAATTTTAACTTTCATATTTGTCTTTAGGTTTAATATTCACGATGATAGATAATTGTGGGTAATTTGATCAAGTCCCAAACTATACATTCAACTTTGGTTATCAAGGTTGCTTACAGAAATTATAACCTTTCTAAGGCTTTTCTCTCTTTTTCAGTCACTTCTCGCCATTGACCGGGTTGTAATCCTGTTAAGCATAATTTATTGTTTTTGTCAATAGTAATGGCTGTTCTAATTAATCTTAAAGTGGGATAACCAACGGCAGCCGTCATCCTTCTTACCTGACGATTTCTTCCCTCAGTTAAGGTAATTTCTAACCAAGCGGTGGGGACAGATTTTCGATAACGAATCGGTGGCTCTCTGGGTGGTAAATCTGGTTCAAAATCTAGTAAATTAACTATTGCTGGTCGAGTGCGATAATCCTGAATAGGAAGACCTTGACGCAATTTTTCTAAAGCGTTTAGGTCTGGAATTCTTTCGACTTGTACCCAATAGGTACGCGGATGAGCAAATTGACGATGACCCAAACGATGCTGTAATTGACCGTTATCTGTGAGTAATAATAATCCCTCGCTGTCCCTATCTAAACGACCGACAGAATAGATATTCGGGATGGGAATATAATCTTTTAAAGTCGAGCGACCATTTTCATCAGTAAACTGACATAATACATCGTAGGGTTTATAAAAAAGGATATATTTATTCAAGGGAAAAAGGAGTCAGGAGATAGGAGTCAGGAGCTTTTTGCTTTTATCAGTAAAAATCAAACAGTAATCCGTGAAAAGAAAGCTCTGAACTTGCCACTTAATACTATTCACTGAAAACTAAAATATGATAACTGATTACTGATTACTGATTACTGATTACTGATTACTGATCACTGATTCAATCCCGTTGATGGGAGAATTGATAAGCACCGACAATCGAGAGAAGAAGAGCGACGATTAATAAAATAGGGATAGCGAACCAAGGAAATTGATTTATATCGTAGGCTGCGGCTCTTAATCCCAGACTAGCATAGGTGAGGGGTAAGGAATAAACAATAATTTTTAATGGCCAGGGTAAAGTTTGGGGGTCGAAAAAAGTTGCTCCTAAAAAAGACATCGGCACGATTAAAAAGTTATTATACAGACTGACA is a genomic window containing:
- a CDS encoding pseudouridine synthase — its product is MNKYILFYKPYDVLCQFTDENGRSTLKDYIPIPNIYSVGRLDRDSEGLLLLTDNGQLQHRLGHRQFAHPRTYWVQVERIPDLNALEKLRQGLPIQDYRTRPAIVNLLDFEPDLPPREPPIRYRKSVPTAWLEITLTEGRNRQVRRMTAAVGYPTLRLIRTAITIDKNNKLCLTGLQPGQWREVTEKERKALERL